A single region of the Silene latifolia isolate original U9 population chromosome 8, ASM4854445v1, whole genome shotgun sequence genome encodes:
- the LOC141596726 gene encoding uncharacterized protein LOC141596726 produces MDSALAQQLSIPEDVIESLLRTSNSSSLDEALQILTETSRNDKGRLELASKGILGSVLKISQSLDRESAHHLLLLSLRLLRNLCAGEATNQNLFLELNGVAVISGIINSVQFDCDDFGYGIIRAALQVLANISLAGEKHQRAIWDRLFPGVFLKIAGVRRRETCDPLCMIIYTCSDGSSELFTELCRDPGLAVIAEIARTASEVGFGEDWLKLLISRVCLEESHFSVLFSVLSENVASENLKNPEKRFTTSQAYLLRLVSEILNERLKEIHINIDFALYILGIFETAVKIVDFHTRGQSGLPTGSASIDVLGYSLTVLRDTCAQDSSVVVNSLIDKGFLDLLLSLLRELELPSSIRKTISRVEGETGDSESPKVCPYKGFRRDIVAVIGNCAYGRKNVQDEVRQKNGVILLLQQCVIDEDNPFLREWGIFCAKSLLEGNAENQQVVASLEMQGTVDLPQLADIGLRAEVDPNTKRARLVNIT; encoded by the exons ATGGATTCTGCATTGGCCCAACAGTTGAGCATCCCGGAGGATGTTATTGAGTCTTTGTTAAGAACTTCGAATTCTTCATCATTGGATGAAGCCCTTCAAATTCTTACTGAAACTTCTAGAAACGATAAAGGTCGGTTGGAGCTTGCTTCCAAGGGTATTCTTGGATCAGTACTAAAGATTTCACAGTCTCTTGATCGTGAATCAGCCCATCATCTTCTTTTGCTGTCTCTTAGACTGCTAAGAAACTTATGTGCAGGAGAGGCAACAAACCAGAACTTGTTTCTTGAGTTAAATGGAGTTGCAGTTATTTCGGGTATAATTAATAGTGTGCAGTTTGATTGTGATGATTTTGGTTATGGGATTATACGTGCTGCCTTACAAGTACTGGCAAATATATCACTTGCCGGGGAGAAACATCAACGTGCTATATGGGACCGACTGTTTCCCGGCGTCTTTCTTAAAATTGCTGGAGTTCGTAGAAGGGAGACTTGTGATCCTCTGTGTATGATTATTTATACGTGTAGTGATGGAAGCTCTGAACTGTTTACCGAGCTTTGCAGAGATCCAGGGTTAGCTGTAATCGCAGAAATTGCTAGGACCGCCTCAGAAG TTGGGTTCGGAGAAGATTGGCTGAAGCTACTTATCTCAAGAGTATGCCTAGAGGAATCTCATTTTTCAGTCTTATTTTCTGTGCTAAGTGAAAATGTTGCTTCTGAAAACTTGAAAAATCCCGAAAAGAGATTTACTACCTCACAAGCATATCTTCTGCGCTTGGTCTCGGAAATTTTGAATGAGCGACTTAAGGAGATTCATATCAATATTGACTTTGCTTTATATATTCTTGGTATTTTTGAGACAGCCGTCAAAATCGTGGACTTTCACACCAGAGGCCAATCTGGTTTGCCTACTGGGTCTGCTTCGATCGATGTATTAGGTTATTCACTGACTGTCCTGAGAGATACATGTGCACAAGACAGTTCTGTAGTTGTTAATTCATTGATTGACAAGGGATTCTTGGACCTGCTCTTATCTTTACTTCGTGAACTAGAGCTTCCATCATCAATCAGGAAAACCATCAGTCGGGTCGAGGGCGAAACGGGAGATAGTGAGTCACCTAAAGTTTGCCCATATAAGGGTTTCAGAAGAGACATAGTTGCTGTCATCGGGAATTGTGCGTATGGAAGGAAGAATGTACAAGATGAAGTAAGGCAAAAGAATGGGGTTATTCTTCTGTTACAACAATGTGTTATTGATGAAGACAACCCTTTTCTTAGGGAATGGGGCATATTTTGTGCTAAAAGTTTACTGGAAGGTAATGCAGAAAACCAGCAAGTTGTGGCAAGTTTAGAGATGCAAGGCACTGTTGATCTTCCTCAACTTGCTGACATTGGACTTCGAGCAGAAGTCGACCCGAATACTAAACGTGCTAGACTTGTGAATATCACTTGA